The proteins below are encoded in one region of Penicillium psychrofluorescens genome assembly, chromosome: 4:
- a CDS encoding uncharacterized protein (ID:PFLUO_006652-T1.cds;~source:funannotate) produces MFRRAVSVSLNIGLKARRSYSSVPAAQKLKVNGDRLWDDIHFTAQYSAPSPGGVTRLCADANDKLVRDWFRDQVLALGAEYQVNATGTQFAKFGGEDDSVAPIAMGSHLDTVATGGRFDGPLGVISGLEVIRSFKEQGIKTRAPLVLINWTNEEGARFFPLLGSSIVYAGQSTVEEAHASLSNDGSGITMGGELAKIGYVGDGPNTFEEFPISAHFEVHVEQATDLEKAGKPVGWVEGWQGMTWYEVVFTGEDGHANTYPMYGRRDALTGAAKLITQLETLAYAKNGYTTVTSIQSGPWGACNIQSKTKVVFCLMHKEAEGLEDMGTDIVGTIKGIAALHGLEYDLTRPVHLLPDDFWPEAVDCVRRACGDKGIASRTGTGHDSTMTRLKCPTAMVFVRGKDGISHCAKEWSDKEDCQEGALVLGKAVLNFDAYMKEQVGKS; encoded by the exons ATGTTCAGACGCGCAGTTTCTGTCAGTCTCAATATCGGGCTCAAAGCTCGCCGCTCATACTCGAGCGTTCCTGCAGCGCAGAAACTAAAGGTCAATGGTGACCGACTATG GGATGACATCCATTTCACCGCCCAATACAGCGCCCCATCACCGGGCGGCGTAACCCGTCTGTGTGCCGATGCAAATGACAAACTTGTTCGAGACTGGTTCCGGGATCAGGTCCTGGCCCTCGGCGCAGAGTATCAGGTCAACGCCACGGGGACTCAGTTTGCCAAgtttggcggcgaggatgatAGTGTTGCACCCATTGCTATGGGTAGCCACCTCGACACTGTGGCTACGGGTGGTAGGTTTGATGGACCGTTAGGC GTAATTTCCGGCCTTGAAGTCATCCGTAGTTTCAAAGAACAAGGCATCAAGACGCGTGCTCCCCTCGTGCTAATCAACTGGACCAACGAAGAAGGGGCAcgcttcttccctcttctgGGTTCCTCGATCGTCTACGCCGGGCAGTCCACTGTCGAGGAGGCACACGCCTCTCTCTCCAATGACGGTTCGGGAATCACCATGGGTGGCGAACTGGCCAAGATCGGCTACGTCGGCGACGGCCCTAATACATTCGAAGAATTCCCCATTTCGGCTCATTTTGAGGTCCATGTGGAGCAGGCCACCGACCTAGAAAAGGCAGGAAAGCCCGTCGGTTGGGTGGAGGGGTGGCAAGGAATGACCTGGTATGAGGTCGTCTTCACAGGCGAAGATGGGCACGCCAACACTTACCCGATGTATGGACGACGGGATGCGTTGACGGGCGCAGCAAAACTCATTACACAGCTGGAGACACTAGCCTATGCTAAGAATGGCTACACGACCGTGACAAGCATTCAAAGCGGGCCTTGGGGAGCATGCAACATTCAATCCAAGACAAAGGTTGTCTTCTGTCTCATGCACAAGGAGGCGGAAGGCCTCGAGGACATGGGAACTGACATCGTCGGGACGATTAAAGGCATCGCGGCTCTCCACGGGCTCGAATATGATTTGACTCGGCCGGTTCATCTTCTCCCGGATGACTTTTGGCCAGAGGCAGTTGACTGCGTTCGTCGGGCCTGCGGTGACAAGGGAATCGCATCTCGCACAGGAACGGGACATGACTCGACCATGACTCGACTCAAATGCCCAACGGCTATGGTCTTTGTGCGAGGCAAGGATGGCATTAGTCACTGTGCGAAGGAGTGGAGTGACAAGGAGGACTGCCAGGAGGGTGCTCTGGTACTTGGCAAGGCTGTACTAAATTTCGATGCGTACATGAAGGAACAAGTCGGGAAGTCGTAA
- a CDS encoding uncharacterized protein (ID:PFLUO_006653-T1.cds;~source:funannotate), whose product MAAQSLPSLLKRATIDDDEEVLRSCNATLAKSKSDLNAQHVKAVALLKLDRYEDALRVFASAGDALKERAGLEYAYALYKCGKLDEAAEAVARSGAGRGASHLEAQVSYRAEKFRRTAEIYNTLSQDRESFSNEANDLSINSWATDAQLHWKGDSGSVRNARLSREDLESFETVYNAACSNIAKGDLKPGELLIKRAKEICRTSEELAPEDKAAELMPIAIQHLYVLLRQGKTEEAESVLQEIAVDNVSELSTKRIAKNNIVLARQTTVNPYILYKALHDTPDSINNDRLFEFQDNILVGNSHAADLLVQKYDGMIRSTAKTLSRSPYPSTAAITNLLSVYNAAGHAQGQTGASALKQILPLLERRPKDLGLLLTVVQLYVNAGNTTSAIAMMERSLHSLEDSTAEADQEARFNPGLLSVLVSLYQLEGRKVQIRSSLAQAAAYWRSKPEPPVSLLRAAAASLLHSEDRADLATAGDIFHSLHKQDSSDRVAIAGYVASQATLDYSQVESQLDCLPAVADLVGDIDISALESAGIAPSASSAAAAAAAFAGARKRAAADKEGRASKRVRKSRLPKDYDPAKKPDLERWLPLRDRSSYRPKGRKGKQRAAERTQGGVVSEKAEDSSAAAAAKPSAGGGGGGGNSKKNKKKGKR is encoded by the exons atggctgcgcAATCGCTGCCCTCGCTGCTGAAGCGGGCCACcattgacgacgacgaagaggtgCTTCGGTCCTGCAACGCCACTCTCGCCAAATCGAAGTCCGATCTGAACGCGCAGCATGTCAAAGCTGTGGCCCTCCTCAAACTCGACCGGTACGAAGACGCGCTGCGGGTATTTGCATCCGCAGGTGATGCGCTGAAGGAGAGAGCGGGCTTGGAATATGCATATGCCTTATACAAGTGTGGCAAGCTGGATGAGGCTGCCGAGGCGGTGGCTCGATCGGGTGCCGGTAGAGGTGCTAGTCACCTCGAAGCGCAAGTG AGCTACCGTGCTGAGAAATTCCGTCGCACGGCGGAAATCTACAATACTTTATCGCAGGATCGGGAATCGTTCAGCAACGAGGCGAATGATTTGAGTATCAACTCGTGGGCCACCGATGCGCAACTGCACTGGAAAGGAGATTCTGGATCCGTGCGCAACGCTCGTCTTTCACGGGAGGACCTGGAGTCATTTGAGACGGTTTATAATGCTGCTTGCTCGAACATTGCCAAGGGGGATTTGAAACCGGGGGAATTGCTCATTAAGCGGGCGAAAG AGATCTGCCGGACATCGGAGGAGCTTGCGCCGGAGGACAAGGCTGCTGAGTTGATGCCAATTGCGATCCAGCATCTATATGTTTTGCTCCGACAAGGGAAGACGGAAGAAGCTGAGTCGGTCCTCCAAGAAATTGCGGTGGACAA TGTCTCGGAACTCTCGACAAAGCGGATCGCTAAGAACAACATTGTCCTCGCGCGGCAGACCACAGTCAACCCTTACATCCTCTACAAGGCCCTTCACGACACCCCGGATTCCATCAATAACGACCGGCTGTTCGAGTTCCAGGACAATATTCTGGTGGGCAATTCGCATGCGGCGGATCTACTTGTTCAGAAGTACGATGGCATGATCCGGTCCACAGCCAAGACCCTCTCACGCAGCCCCTACCCTTCCACCGCGGCCATCACCAATCTCCTCTCCGTCTACAATGCCGCCGGCCACGCACAAGGCCAGACCGGCGCTTCAGCCCTGAAACAGATTCTCCCCCTGCTGGAGAGACGGCCCAAGGACCTGGGTCTGCTTCTCACCGTTGTCCAGCTTTACGTCAACGCCGGcaacaccacctccgccatcgccatgatggagCGCTCGCTCCACAGCCTCGAAGACTCCACCGCCGaagcagaccaagaagcccgCTTCAACCCCGGCCTGCTGAGCGTCCTCGTATCCCTGTACCAGCTTGAGGGCCGCAAAGTCCAGATCCGCTCCTCCCTCGCTCAAGCTGCCGCCTACTGGCGCTCCAAGCCCGAGCCCCccgtctctctcctccgcGCCGCGGCCGCATCCCTCCTGCACTCCGAGGACCGCGCCGACCTGGCTACAGCAGGCGATATCTTTCACTCACTGCACAAGCAAGACTCCAGCGACCGCGTCGCCATCGCTGGCTACGTCGCCTCGCAGGCTACGCTAGACTACTCGCAGGTGGAGTCGCAACTGGACTGCCTCCCCGCCGTGGCCGACCTAGTCGGCGACATCGACATCTCCGCCCTGGAATCCGCCGGCATTgccccctccgcctcgtctgctgccgctgcggccgccgCATTTGCTGGAGCCCGCAAACGCGCCGCAGCGGACAAGGAAGGCCGCGCGTCCAAACGTGTCCGCAAGTCCCGTCTGCCGAAGGACTACGACCCGGCCAAGAAGCCCGACCTGGAGCGCTGGTTGCCTCTGCGCGATCGCTCGTCTTACCGCCCcaagggaaggaaaggcAAGCAGCGCGCCGCAGAGCGGACGCAGGGTGGTGTCGTTTCGGAGAAAGCTGAGGACTCGTCTGCTGCCGCGGCTGCGAAGCCTtctgctggcggtggaggcggcggtggaaactcgaagaagaataagaagaaggggaagcgATGA
- a CDS encoding uncharacterized protein (ID:PFLUO_006654-T1.cds;~source:funannotate), with translation MSTSLLRVGILGASDAVPAIYLPILHTLQKQYHLTIIYDPNSHHAEACKAKFNITQTTTDIQEILHHPDVDLILNLLPTEYHEKYTVAALEAGKHVMVEVPLCMSIQGLRRIRDAIKKGQAVRAHRAGDGDGDIINKPKVFMGCVRRYAPVVEDVFQKELASLGRVYYARCRNIAGPIHNVAGMLNGTTSADDTNGTSTHSAAEFHAILSEIFGFPEDLTPDRVAFCRWLGTMGCHDLSLMRETLGFPNAVSSVSITDPFYSAIFHYTGTKHDDHPFTLLYEAGVDAVPRCDAHLTVYGERKSVSLQYDFPCPGESIGEGRMVRVVVEEGVDGDGAEAVNGNGCGVSNGNTSNGVARSRVKKTETVSSCEEAYTHEFMALHAYLVDNVPAKTSADDGLQDLKMLCMIFEHYDRQCGTIRTPLG, from the coding sequence ATGTCTACCTCACTGCTACGCGTGGGGATCCTCGGCGCCTCCGACGCCGTCCCAGCCATCTacctccccatcctccacactCTCCAGAAACAATATCACCTAACCATCATCTACGATCCGAACAGCCACCATGCCGAGGCTTGCAAGGCCAAATTCAACATCACCCAGACCACAACAGACATCCAGGAAATCCTGCACCACCCGGACGTAGACCTGATCCTCAACCTGCTGCCAACAGAATACCACGAGAAATACACCGTGGCCGCCCTGGAAGCCGGCAAGCACGTCATGGTCGAGGTACCGCTGTGCATGAGCATCCAGGGCCTGCGACGCATCCGCGACGCGATCAAGAAGGGCCAGGCGGTGCGGGCTCACCGCGCgggtgatggcgatggcgacatcatcaacaaGCCCAAGGTCTTTATGGGATGTGTGCGCCGGTATGCGCCGGTCGTGGAGGATGTGTTTCAGAAGGAGCTCGCCAGTTTGGGGCGCGTGTACTACGCGCGCTGTCGCAATATCGCTGGTCCGATACATAACGTCGCGGGCATGCTCAACGGCACCACCAGTGCCGACGACACCAATGGAACCAGCACGCACAGCGCCGCTGAATTCCACGCCATCCTCTCCGAAATTTTCGGCTTCCCCGAAGACCTAACCCCAGACCGTGTCGCCTTCTGCCGCTGGCTCGGCACGATGGGCTGCCACGACCTCTCCCTGATGCGTGAGACGCTGGGGTTCCCCAATGCCGTGTCCAGTGTCTCCATCACAGACCCATTCTACTCGGCTATCTTCCACTACACGGGCACGAAGCATGATGACCACCCGTTCACGCTGCTGTACGAAGCAGGCGTGGATGCCGTCCCGCGCTGCGATGCCCATCTGACGGTATACGGGGAGCGCAAGTCGGTCAGTTTGCAGTATGATTTTCCGTGTCCGGGGGAGAGTATTGGGGAGGGACGGATGGTGCGTGTTGTCGTTGAGGAGGGTGTGGACGGGGATGGAGCTGAAGCTGTGAATGGGAATGGATGTGGAGTCAGCAATGGCAATACCAGCAACGGAGTGGCTCGATCTCGAGTCAAAAAGACTGAAACAGTCAGCTCCTGTGAAGAGGCGTACACGCACGAATTCATGGCGCTGCACGCCTACCTGGTCGACAATGTCCCTGCAAAGACATCCGCAGACGACGGCTTGCAGGATCTGAAAATGCTGTGCATGATCTTCGAGCATTATGACCGTCAATGCGGGACCATCCGCACACCCCTGGGTTAA
- a CDS encoding uncharacterized protein (ID:PFLUO_006655-T1.cds;~source:funannotate), with amino-acid sequence MPGTYAGAPPAGYTGGPPASLQPGGRPYQAYPGSAAPPPPGSSEYSPYGGSPAQPYHQPYGTPTPPVPSAGYSRAPPGPPGQPPAPYPAQQQQGYSRPPPPPPNQPYGAGSPYPGQQPPYGQPSPYPPQGAPYPGAQGHPGPPPGPPGGQYGPPGGGPPPAAPATPQQVAAYRQLLIGTIQEKSLQNFYPPERLDRLVQTLAVEAPGKLTRLMHEWSVPMEVATDVMKLSLYDIVLYVDDSGSIEFEEKGLRKDQLRQILGLVATAAATFDQDGISVRFMNSMEVGDGIRSADDVNRLVSRVRFAGLTPLGTSLKNKVIDPMVVGPARSNRLDKPVLIITITDGQPAGEPHGAVGDAIRLAVDEASRTRYGKGAVAFQFTQVGTDQRAREFLGDLDEDPHIGHLIDCTSNFEVEQDEMSRANPPVHLTRELWCAKLMLGAIDASYDTKDERRAGGPPPAGPPPPQYGGYGAPPGGSYPPGPPSYNPQPGYQQQQQPPYPPSNQGPPYGQPQPQPPYGYTPHPPPGGQRGYPPPGPYGQPPPRY; translated from the exons ATGCCCGGCACCTACGCTGGCGCGCCGCCCGCGGGCTACACGGGAGGTCCTCCGGCATCGCTGCAGCCTGGTGGA AGACCTTACCAAGCATACCCAGGCTccgctgctcctccgcctccaggATCG TCTGAATATTCTCCCTACGGCGGCTCACCTGCACAACCCTACCATCAGCCATACGGCACCCCGACTCCCCCAGTGCCCTCTGCTGGCTATTCGCGAGCACCCCCCGGACCTCCTGGACAACCGCCTGCTCCCTACCCcgctcagcagcagcagggctaTTCACGCCCGCCGCCCCCACCACCTAATCAGCCCTATGGAGCGGGATCGCCATACCCTGGACAGCAGCCACCCTAT ggcCAGCCATCGCCTTATCCGCCCCAAGGCGCTCCATATCCCGGTGCGCAGGGCCACCCTGGACCACCTCCTGGTCCTCCTGGTGGCCAGTATGGCCCGCCTGGCGGTGGCCCTCCGCCAGCGGCTCCCGCGACGCCACAGCAGGTGGCTGCATATCGCCAGCTGTTGATCGGGACCATCCAAGAGAAGAGCCTCCAGAACTTCTACCCTCCCGAACGACTGGACCGACTGGTCCAGACTCTGGCTGTCGAAGCACCGGGCAAGCTCACTCGGCTAATGCACGAATGGTCCGTGCCTATGGAGGTAGCGACTGACGTGATGAAGCTCTCGCTCTATGATATCGTTCTCTATGTCGATGACAGTGGATCCATTGAATTTGAGGAGAAGGGGCTTCGCAAGGATCAACTTCGCCAGATCCTGGGCCTTGTGGCCACCGCTGCCGCGACCTTTGACCAGGATGGGATCTCGGTTCGGTTCATGAACTCAATGGAGGTCGGCGATGGGATCCGCAGCGCCGATGATGTCAACCGCCTGGTGTCTCGTGTTCGCTTTGCGGGCTTGACCCCGTTGGGTACCAGCCTGAAGAACAAGGTCATCGACCCGATGGTCGTGGGCCCGGCCCGTTCCAACCGTCTTGACAAGCCCGTGCTGATCATCACGATCACGGACGGCCAGCCAGCGGGAGAACCGCACGGGGCTGTGGGCGATGCCATTCGCCTGGCCGTGGACGAGGCGTCTCGGACTCGGTACGGCAAGGGTGCGGTCGCCTTCCAGTTCACGCAGGTTGGCACGGACCAGCGAGCCCGCGAGTTCCTGGGGGACCTGGATGAAGATCCTCATATCGGCCACCTGATTGACTGCACGTCCA ATTtcgaggtcgagcaggaCGAGATGTCGCGTGCGAACCCGCCGGTCCATTTGACGCGGGAACTTTGG TGCGCAAAGCTGATGCTCGGTGCGATCGACGCCTCCTACGACACCAAGGATGAGAGGCGTGCGGGAGGTCCGCCACCCGCAGGACCTCCGCCACCTCAGTATGGCGGCTATGGAGCGCCGCCAGGCGGGTCGTACCCCCCGGGACCACCGTCCTACAACCCGCAGCCGGgctaccagcagcagcagcagcctccCTACCCGCCCTCGAATCAGGGACCCCCCTACggccagccgcagccgcagcccCCTTACGGCTACACTCCCCATCCCCCGCCAGGAGGCCAGCGAGGCTACCCACCACCTGGACCGTATGGCCAGCCCCCACCGCGGTATTAG